In Oryza glaberrima chromosome 8, OglaRS2, whole genome shotgun sequence, the following are encoded in one genomic region:
- the LOC127782574 gene encoding nitrate reductase [NADH] 1 — translation MAASVQPRQFGHLEPGSAPVRGAASSNGAKAYPPANGIPRRADSPVRGCGFPPLVSPPPRKPPSDGSDDEEEEQEDWRELYGSHLQLEVEPPVRDARDEGTADAWIERNPSLIRLTGKHPLNCEPPLARLMHHGFITPAALHYVRNHGAVPRGDWSTWTVEVTGLVKRPMRLTMDELVNGFPAVEVPVTLVCAGNRRKEQNMVQQTVGFNWGAAGVSTSVWRGARLRDVLRRCGIMPSKGGALNVCFEGAEDLPGGGGSKYGTSITRQWALDPSRDIMLAYMQNGEPLLPDHGFPVRAIIPGCIGGRMVKWVKRIIVTTAESDNYYHYKDNRVLPSHVDAELANADAWWYKPEYIINELNVNSVITTPGHDEILPINGITTQRGYTMKGYAYSGGGKRITRVEVTLDGGETWLVCVLDLPEKATKYGKHWCWCFWSVEVEVLDLLGAKEIAVRAWDQSHNTQPEKLIWNLMGMMNNCWFKVKVNVCRPHKGEIGLVFEHPTQPGNQTGGWMARQKHLETAEAAAPGLKRSTSTPFMNTTDGKQFTMSEVRKHSSQDSAWIVVHGHVYDCTAFLKDHPGGADSILINAGTDCTEEFDAIHSDKAKALLDTYRIGELITTGAGYSSDNSVHGASNLSQLAPIREAIKAPAPVALSSPRDKVPCQLVDKKELSRDVRLFRFALPSSDQVLGLPVGKHIFVCASIEGKLCMRAYTPTSMVDEVGHFDLLIKVYFKNEHPKFPDGGLMTQYLDSLPVGAYIDVKGPLGHVEYTGRGEFVINGKPRNARRLAMIAGGSGITPMYQVIQSVLRDQPEDTTEMHLVYANRTEDDILLRDELDRWAAEYPDRLKVWYVIDQVKRPEEGWKYSVGFVTEEVLREHVPEGGDDTLALACGPPPMIKFAVSPNLEKMKYDMANSFVVF, via the exons ATGGCCGCTTCCGTGCAGCCGCGGCAGTTCGGCCACCTCGAGCCGGGCTCCGCGCCGgtgcgcggcgccgcctcctcgaacGGCGCCAAGGCGTACCCTCCCGCGAACGGTATCCCACGCCGCGCCGACTCGCCGGTGCGCGGGTGCGGCTTCCCTCCGCTCgtctcgccaccgccgcggaaGCCGCCCAGCGACGGGtcggacgacgaggaggaggagcaggaggactGGCGGGAGCTGTACGGCTCGCACCTGCAGCTGGAGGTGGAGCCGCCGGTGCGCGACGCGCGCGACGAGGGCACCGCCGACGCGTGGATCGAGCGCAACCCGTCGCTGATCCGGCTCACCGGGAAGCACCCGCTGAACTGCGAGCCGCCGCTGGCGAGGCTGATGCACCACGGGTTCATCACCCCGGCGGCGCTGCACTACGTGCGCAACCACGGCGCCGTGCCGCGGGGTGACTGGTCGACGTGGACCGTCGAGGTGACGGGGCTCGTCAAGCGGCCCATGCGGCTCACCATGGACGAGCTGGTCAACGGCTTCCCCGCCGTCGAGGTCCCCGTCACGCTGGTCTGCGCGGGCAACCGCCGCAAGGAGCAGAACATGGTGCAGCAGACGGTGGGGTTCAACTGGGGCGCCGCTGGCGTGTCTACGTCGGTGTGGCGCGgcgcccgcctccgcgacgTGCTCCGGCGGTGCGGCATCATGCCCAGCAAGGGCGGCGCGCTCAACGTGTGCTTCGAGGGCGCCGAGgacctccccggcggcggcggctccaagTACGGCACCAGCATCACACGCCAGTGGGCGCTGGACCCGTCGCGGGACATCATGCTCGCCTACATGCAGAATGGCGAGCCGCTGCTCCCCGACCACGGCTTCCCCGTCCGCGCCATCATCCCCGGCTGCATCGGCGGCCGCATGGTCAAGTGGGTCAAGCGCATCATCGTCACCACCGCCGAGTCCGACAACTACTACCATTACAAGGACAACCGCGTCCTCCCGTCCCATgtcgacgccgagctcgccaaCGCCGATG CGTGGTGGTACAAGCCAGAGTACATCATCAACGAGCTGAACGTGAACTCGGTGATCACGACGCCCGGGCACGACGAGATCCTGCCCATCAACGGCATCACAACGCAGCGCGGCTACACCATGAAGGGATACGCCTACTCCG GCGGCGGCAAGAGGATCACGCGGGTGGAGGTGACGCTGGACGGCGGCGAGACATGGCTGGTGTGCGTGCTGGACCTCCCGGAGAAGGCCACCAAATACGGCAAGCACTGGTGCTGGTGCTTCTGGTCCGTCGAGGTCGAGGTGCTCGACCTCCTCGGCGCCAAGGAGATCGCCGTGCGCGCCTGGGACCAGTCGCACAACACCCAGCCCGAGAAGCTCATCTGGAATCTCATG GGGATGATGAACAACTGCTGGTTCAAGGTGAAGGTGAACGTGTGCCGGCCGCACAAGGGTGAGATCGGTCTGGTGTTCGAGCACCCGACGCAGCCCGGGAACCAGACCGGCGGGTGGATGGCGAGGCAGAAGCACCtggagacggcggaggcggccgcgccGGGGCTGAAGCGGAGCACGTCGACGCCGTTCATGAACACCACCGACGGCAAGCAGTTCACCATGTCCGAGGTGCGCAAGCACTCGTCGCAGGACTCGGCGTGGATCGTCGTCCACGGTCACGTCTACGACTGCACGGCCTTCCTCAAGGACCACCCTGGCGGCGCCGACAGCATCCTCATCAACGCCGGCACCGACTGCACCGAGGAGTTCGACGCCATCCACTCCGACAAGGCCAAGGCGCTCCTCGACACCTACCGCATCGGCGAGCTCATCACCACCGGCGCCGGGTACAGCTCCGACAACTCCGTCCACGGCGCGTCCAACCTCTCCCAGCTCGCCCCCATCCGCGAGGCCATCAAGGCGCCGGCGCCCGTCGCGCTCTCCAGCCCGCGCGACAAGGTCCCCTGCCAACTCGTCGACAAGAAGGAGCTCTCCCGCGACGTCCGCCTCTTCCGCTTCGCGCTGCCGTCCTCCGACCAGGTGCTCGGCCTCCCCGTCGGCAAGCACATCTTCGTGTGCGCCAGCATCGAAGGGAAGCTGTGCATGCGGGCGTACACGCCGACGAGCATGGTCGACGAGGTCGGCCACTTCGACCTCCTCATCAAGGTGTACTTCAAGAACGAGCACCCCAAGTTCCCCGATGGCGGGCTCATGACGCAGTACCTGGACTCGCTCCCCGTGGGCGCCTACATCGACGTCAAGGGGCCACTCGGCCACGTCGAGTACACCGGCCGCGGCGAGTTCGTCATCAACGGCAAGCCGCGGAACGCGCGGCGGCTGGCGATGATCGCCGGCGGGAGCGGGATCACGCCCATGTACCAGGTCATCCAGTCGGTGCTGCGCGACCAGCCGGAGGACACGACGGAGATGCACCTGGTGTACGCGAACCGGACGGAGGACGACatcctcctccgcgacgagctcGACCGGTGGGCGGCGGAGTACCCGGACAGGCTCAAGGTGTGGTACGTCATCGACCAGGTGaagcggccggaggaagggtgGAAGTACAGCGTCGGGTTCGTCACGGAGGAGGTGCTGCGGGAGCACGTGCcggagggcggcgacgacacGCTCGCGCTCGCCTGCGGGCCGCCGCCGATGATCAAGTTCGCCGTCTCGCCGAACCTGGAGAAGATGAAGTACGACATGGCCAATTCTTTCGTCGTGTTCTAA
- the LOC127782426 gene encoding kinetochore protein NDC80 homolog, with translation MRRGGGGGGRRLPKSSLAPSAASDRTPLLDPHVLHPRNLDFAFSRRDSDAASLCSSRPSSIGTGPSFAAPVTNFSDRASQAAALRVVNAYLAPAVSLRPPLPSAKDIVAAFRHLFECLDFPLHGAFEDDLLFVLRVLRCPFKLTRSALKAPGTPHSWPPLLSVLYWLTLLVNSSESGAGGDDSPAASNDLMLYITNSYSLFISGDDDSVASLDEEYSSKARAHAQAAVEASQALEKEALDLESKRTKLTSGPSRLEALQAEKEALTADVEKFEAVVKSWTVKIQEKEESSVHLEKELEAKLMDQQRIAAENEELMKKVDAQVVNVRDVDRMQREIQSVERDNVKLENGNATLEEKGWELEAAVVGKLEEIEGLVEQCNQALRKLKPGIDFQYMLNTKASSPVELLGTSYKTIMKPALNSLADEARRISILKHDESVELEKQSQRNAKILSEKKNHISFCQTKTDEMVARLDSLDVEIGNHVSRCKADARLMKDELEKKDHHLSTVEKESEEFLKISEKKLEDAKRETDEEIQMCARELLKLIDSVTEYKEFMETSISGMRKDLYETVDDISSLASKAASTRQTSAQFVM, from the exons atgcggcgcggcggcggcggagggggcagGCGCCTCCCGAAGTCCTCCCTGGCGCCCTCGGCGGCGTCGGATCGCACCCCGCTGCTGGATCCCCACGTCCTCCACCCGCGCAACCTCGACTTCGCCTTCTCCCGCCGCGACTCCGACGCCGCCAGCCTCTGCAGCAGCCGGCCGTCCTCCATCGGCACGGGCCCTTCGTTCGCCGCCCCCGTCACCAACTTCTCCGACAGGGCCTCCCAGGCGGCCGCCCTCCGCGTCGTCAACGCCTACCTCGCCCCCGCCGTCAGCCTccgcccgcctctcccctccgccAAGGacatcgtcgccgccttccgccaCCTCTTCGAGTGCCTCGACTTCCCCCTCCACGGCGCGTtcgaggacgacctcctcttCGTCCTCCGCGTCCTCCGCTGCCCCTTCAAGCTCACCCGCTCCGCCCTCAAGGCCCCCGGCACCCCGCACTCctggccgccgctcctctccgtCCTCTACTGGCTCACCCTCCTCGTCAACTCCAGTgagagcggcgccggcggcgacgactctCCTGCCGCCTCAAATGACCTCATGCTCTACATTACCAACAGCTACTCGCTGTTCATCTCTGGGGACGATGATTCGGTCGCGTCTCTCGACGAGGAGTACTCCTCCAAAGCCCGTGCACACGCGCAGGCAGCCGTCGAGGCCTCACAGGCGCTGGAGAAGGAGGCACTGGATCTGGAGTCCAAGAGGACTAAGCTCACCTCAGGACCCTCGCGGCTGGAGGCACTGCAGGCAGAGAAGGAGGCCCTCACTGCCGACGTGGAGAAATTTGAAGCGGTTGTGAAGAGTTGGACAGTGAAGATACAGGAGAAGGAAGAGTCATCTGTACATTTGGAGAAGGAATTGGAGGCCAAGCTGATGGATCAACAGCGGATAGCAGCTGAAAACGAGGAGCTGATGAAGAAGGTGGACGCACAGGTTGTGAATGTGAGAGATGTCGATCGGATGCAGAGGGAGATCCAGTCAGTGGAGCGTGACAATGTCAAGTTGGAGAATGGGAATGCGACATTGGAGGAGAAGGGTTGGGAGCTCGAAGCTGCGGTGGTTGGGAAGCTTGAGGAGATTGAGGGACTTGTGGAGCAGTGCAACCAGGCCCTCAGAAA ATTGAAACCTGGTATTGATTTCCAGTACATGCTAAACACAAAAGCGTCCTCCCCGGTTGAACTGCTAGGAACCAGTTACAAAACTATTATGAAACCTGCACTCAATTCTCTTGCTGACGAGGCTAGAAGGATATCCATCTTAAAGCATGATGAATCAGTTGAGCTAGAAAAACAGTCACAACGAAATGCTAAAATTCTGTCTGAGAAAAAGAACCATATTTCATTTTGTCAGACCAAAACTGATGAG ATGGTTGCTCGATTGGATTCACTGGATGTTGAAATTGGGAATCATGTTTCAAGATGTAAGGCTGATGCTAGACTAATGAAAGATGAGCTGGAGAAAAAGGATCACCACCTGAGTACTGTTGAGAAGGAGTCAGAAGAATTTTTAAAG ATCTCCGAAAAGAAGCTTGAAGATGCAAAAAGGGAAACTGATGAAGAAATTCAGATGTGCGCCAGAGAACTGCTGAAACTTATTGATTCGGTTACAGAGTACAAAGAGTTCATGGAAACATCAATATCTGGGATGAGGAAAGACCTTTATGAAACCGTCGACGACATCTCTTCTTTGGCATCCAAGGCAGCATCTACCCGCCAAACTTCTGCTCAGTTTGTAATGTGA